Sequence from the Maribellus comscasis genome:
CGAGGTTATTAAAATAGTGCACCAGGCTTTTCACACCTGAATACACCATGCTGTGATTAGGATAAGCTCCGTTTCGAACCGGATAAAGTCCGCTGTACAACATCATGCGGGTGGGTGCACACATTGCAGTTGTGTTGTGCATATTATCGAAGCACATGCCCTCTTCCGCTAATTTAGAAATTTGAGGAGTAATAACATCCGGATTTCCGTAAGAACCGCAATCCCGCCAAGTCATATCATCGGCGTGGAACAGCAGAATATTGGGTAGTTTCTCATGTTGATTTTGGGCAAATCCAATAAATGCGATTAAAATCAAAAAGAGGGAAAAAATCGCTTCAAATATTATTTTTTTGGGCCACATACATAAATATTTAAAGTTTTGGAAAAACATGAATCCGTTTAAACTCCTTCTCCAGATGTCCTGAAGTTCCGCCTGTTATTCTTGTTTCATAATTACATATTCAAATCTGAATGAAACCCATTCGGCATACGAACCATTGTCACTCATATTAGGTTGTTTTCCAATTTCCCTTCTAAACCGTGTAAGACTTACTCCGTTTGCAGCAAGACCGTCAATATTCGGAGTTTGTATTTTACCCCGGTAACATCCCAAATCGGAATAGCCAAGGTCATCGGCAAGAATTATAAGAATATTGGGCTTTTCATTTGACGCAGAATACCCTGTCAAAAGAATAAATATAACTACCAAAAATAACTTGTCTATCTTCATTTTGTAGTGTTAATTCTGGTCAGTATAAATTCGTTTATAATATCTCTTCCACACCGCTTCCATTTCCTTCACTTTTTCAGGATACTGACTAGCCAGATTTTCTGTTTCAGTTCGGTTCTCAGCCAGGTTGAACAACTCCCAATTGTAATCGCGCAGGGTGGCAATTTTCCAGTCTCCAATGCGCAGTGCTTTGCCGCCTTCGTGTTCCCAGAATAAGGTATC
This genomic interval carries:
- a CDS encoding sulfatase-like hydrolase/transferase; amino-acid sequence: MKIDKLFLVVIFILLTGYSASNEKPNILIILADDLGYSDLGCYRGKIQTPNIDGLAANGVSLTRFRREIGKQPNMSDNGSYAEWVSFRFEYVIMKQE